One genomic region from Methanocorpusculum vombati encodes:
- a CDS encoding SPFH domain-containing protein gives MALFSKVNKKIGSGSDIEGADSRKGFYWVEDQKGDNVMWRLPRNVMWNDNVLVREDEYGIFFRDGKALAVFDRPDRYALTTQNIPVLKDIAGTVLGNVQIGEFFWVQKREFRDKFGTSQPLAFRDVDFGVVQLRIFGQFSYKVTEPLQLITEFVGTKGLTKSEEIVEWLKGQIVAVLNDTLGELKAKKQMGVLDMPAYLQEIEQLCLAKLTRETEVYGLKIMKFAGLNINMPEEVQEAINKRGAMSALGVNYIQYQSGKAIEGIGTGAAQGGGEGSGFAMMGAGMGAGVGMGNMMAQGMAGMAAGQPAPFGGQQGTQQPQTPAAAAVPQVTCAKCGTAAPAGTKFCPECGSPMAPPASGRCANCGAALLPGAKFCPECGTKVGSPKCPACGADVPAGTKFCPECGQKL, from the coding sequence ATGGCATTATTCTCAAAAGTGAACAAAAAGATCGGTTCCGGCTCCGACATCGAAGGAGCAGATTCCCGGAAAGGATTCTACTGGGTTGAGGATCAGAAAGGCGACAATGTGATGTGGCGCCTTCCAAGAAACGTGATGTGGAACGACAACGTGCTGGTCCGTGAGGATGAGTACGGTATCTTCTTCCGCGACGGAAAAGCGCTCGCGGTCTTCGATCGCCCCGACCGGTATGCGCTGACGACACAGAACATTCCCGTCCTGAAAGATATTGCGGGAACGGTTCTGGGAAACGTCCAGATCGGTGAGTTCTTCTGGGTACAGAAACGGGAGTTCCGGGACAAGTTTGGTACCAGCCAGCCGCTTGCATTCCGCGATGTGGACTTCGGCGTTGTACAGCTGAGAATCTTCGGCCAGTTCTCCTACAAAGTAACCGAACCTCTGCAGCTGATCACGGAGTTTGTGGGAACCAAAGGCCTTACGAAGTCCGAGGAGATCGTGGAGTGGCTGAAGGGCCAGATTGTTGCAGTCCTGAACGACACGCTCGGTGAACTGAAGGCAAAGAAACAGATGGGCGTTCTGGATATGCCTGCATACCTGCAAGAGATCGAACAGCTCTGTCTTGCAAAACTCACCCGTGAGACCGAGGTCTACGGTCTGAAGATCATGAAGTTTGCCGGTCTGAACATCAACATGCCCGAAGAGGTTCAGGAGGCAATCAACAAGCGCGGCGCAATGTCTGCTCTTGGCGTGAACTACATCCAGTACCAGTCCGGTAAGGCAATTGAAGGTATCGGAACCGGCGCAGCACAGGGAGGCGGCGAAGGTTCCGGCTTTGCAATGATGGGTGCAGGCATGGGCGCGGGAGTCGGTATGGGTAACATGATGGCACAGGGAATGGCGGGTATGGCCGCAGGCCAGCCGGCACCGTTCGGCGGTCAGCAGGGTACCCAGCAGCCGCAGACTCCGGCTGCCGCCGCAGTACCGCAGGTAACCTGTGCAAAGTGCGGAACGGCAGCACCTGCCGGTACAAAGTTCTGTCCCGAATGCGGCTCACCAATGGCACCGCCCGCTTCAGGCAGATGTGCAAACTGCGGGGCAGCCCTTCTGCCCGGTGCAAAGTTCTGTCCGGAATGCGGGACCAAAGTCGGGTCACCGAAGTGTCCGGCCTGCGGTGCTGATGTTCCGGCAGGCACAAAGTTCTGCCCCGAGTGCGGACAGAAACTCTAA
- the asd gene encoding aspartate-semialdehyde dehydrogenase has protein sequence MIHVGVLGATGAVGQRFVQLLANHPWFTLSTLTASDRSAGKTYGSVVNWRLDSPFPESVRDIVVSPTTVDAVKDCDIVFSALPADIATTLESEIADAGVGVFSNASSHRMAADVPLMIAEVNPEHAALIDLQKKNHNRDGFIVTNPNCSTIMLATALAPLMKFPFTTINVATMQAISGAGFEGVPAFGIYDNVIPYIGSEEEKMSREANKILGTFDGTQITGAPFTVSASCNRVPVIDGHTLNIWIDVPATPDEVIEAFRTWQPPFSGLPTQPEKTILYLPDENRPQPRLDRNRGNGMTVSVGRVRDGIRFVAMGHNTIRGAAGASVLNAELLHTKKYF, from the coding sequence ATGATTCATGTTGGTGTTCTTGGAGCAACCGGCGCTGTCGGTCAGCGTTTTGTCCAGCTCCTCGCAAACCATCCGTGGTTTACCCTCTCGACCCTCACTGCATCCGACCGTTCCGCAGGCAAGACCTACGGATCCGTCGTGAACTGGCGGCTGGACTCCCCGTTTCCGGAGTCTGTTCGGGATATTGTTGTCTCTCCCACCACGGTTGACGCGGTAAAGGACTGCGACATTGTGTTCTCCGCACTTCCTGCGGACATTGCCACAACCCTTGAGTCCGAGATTGCGGACGCAGGTGTTGGTGTCTTCAGTAATGCAAGTTCCCACCGCATGGCCGCAGATGTTCCGCTCATGATTGCCGAGGTCAACCCTGAGCATGCCGCACTCATTGATCTGCAGAAGAAAAACCACAACCGCGATGGTTTCATCGTGACAAACCCGAACTGCTCCACGATTATGCTTGCAACAGCGCTTGCCCCGCTGATGAAGTTCCCGTTCACCACCATCAACGTTGCAACCATGCAGGCGATCTCCGGCGCGGGCTTTGAAGGGGTTCCGGCGTTCGGCATCTACGACAACGTGATACCCTATATCGGATCTGAAGAGGAGAAGATGTCCCGCGAGGCAAACAAGATTCTCGGTACCTTTGACGGCACGCAGATCACCGGAGCGCCGTTTACCGTATCTGCATCCTGCAACCGCGTTCCGGTTATTGACGGGCACACCTTAAATATCTGGATCGATGTTCCGGCAACTCCTGACGAAGTCATTGAAGCCTTCCGGACCTGGCAGCCGCCGTTTTCCGGACTTCCGACCCAGCCGGAAAAAACGATTCTCTATCTTCCGGATGAAAACCGGCCGCAGCCGCGGCTTGACCGCAACCGCGGTAACGGCATGACCGTCTCCGTTGGACGGGTGCGTGACGGCATCAGGTTTGTTGCAATGGGACACAACACCATCCGCGGTGCTGCGGGCGCATCTGTTCTGAACGCCGAGCTTCTGCACACAAAGAAATACTTCTGA
- the albA gene encoding DNA-binding protein Alba, with translation MDNTVLIGNKPVMNYVLAVVTQFNAGNSEVIVKARGKAIVRAVDTAEIVTRQFLPNVVKQSVTTSTDQVEMDNGPSNVSCIQIILAKP, from the coding sequence ATGGATAATACAGTCCTGATTGGAAACAAGCCGGTGATGAACTATGTGCTTGCTGTGGTTACACAGTTCAATGCCGGCAACTCCGAGGTGATCGTGAAGGCCCGCGGCAAAGCCATCGTTCGTGCTGTCGATACTGCCGAGATTGTGACGCGCCAGTTTCTGCCAAATGTGGTCAAACAGAGTGTAACCACCTCTACTGATCAGGTCGAGATGGACAACGGCCCCTCCAATGTCTCATGCATTCAGATCATCCTCGCAAAACCCTGA
- a CDS encoding SLC13 family permease, with protein MVPIAVGILAVVFLLIVVRQVGRVRLPIWAVMTAGAVLALVTGSITPAAAVAAVNVEVIVFLFGMFVLGAAMERSGLLHTASVAMFAKASTRRQVMFWFIFLMAGASAFLMNDTVAIIGTPVALYCARTFGIPVTRMLVALAAAVTFGSVMTPIGNPQVLLIALSGGVPNAFGSFFVYLCVPALASLYILYRMMIWRLPNGGAAVSPAEDSRSPEDPVLERLTKASLVLVFAVIFLRIILSFAGYELPLVAIAVAAALPLVVLSPRRLELLRGVDWSTLLFFVSMFVLMAAVWNTGVIQGMLPQSFTTSMPVLFGVSILVPQLVSNVPYVALVLPVLEAAAAPLHLYLALAAGSTISGTLTILGAASSVIIIQNAEKHGETMTFWQYFRTGVPLTLAASAVFIGWIWFCSLVLG; from the coding sequence ATGGTTCCGATTGCCGTTGGTATTCTTGCGGTTGTTTTTCTGCTGATTGTGGTGCGGCAGGTGGGGCGTGTCCGTCTGCCGATATGGGCGGTAATGACTGCCGGTGCGGTTCTTGCGCTTGTTACGGGATCAATAACTCCTGCCGCTGCGGTTGCGGCGGTGAACGTGGAGGTGATCGTGTTTTTGTTCGGGATGTTTGTTCTGGGTGCTGCAATGGAGCGCTCCGGTCTGCTGCATACCGCGTCGGTTGCGATGTTTGCAAAGGCGTCCACCCGCCGTCAGGTGATGTTCTGGTTTATTTTTCTGATGGCCGGAGCATCCGCTTTCCTGATGAATGATACGGTCGCAATCATCGGGACGCCGGTCGCACTGTACTGCGCCCGCACGTTCGGGATTCCGGTCACCCGGATGCTGGTGGCACTTGCCGCAGCGGTAACCTTCGGGAGTGTGATGACCCCGATTGGAAACCCGCAGGTACTGCTGATTGCACTGTCGGGAGGCGTTCCCAATGCGTTCGGCAGTTTCTTTGTGTATCTGTGTGTTCCGGCACTGGCGAGTCTGTATATTCTGTACCGCATGATGATATGGCGTCTGCCAAACGGAGGTGCTGCGGTATCACCGGCTGAAGATTCCCGCAGTCCGGAGGATCCGGTGCTGGAACGGCTGACCAAGGCGTCCCTTGTTCTCGTGTTTGCTGTGATCTTCCTGCGGATCATACTGTCATTTGCCGGGTACGAGCTGCCGCTGGTGGCAATTGCGGTGGCTGCTGCCCTGCCGCTGGTGGTTCTGTCCCCTCGGCGGCTGGAACTTCTGCGCGGGGTGGACTGGAGTACGCTGCTGTTCTTTGTGTCGATGTTTGTGCTGATGGCCGCGGTCTGGAACACGGGGGTGATTCAGGGTATGCTGCCGCAGTCGTTTACCACGTCGATGCCGGTGCTGTTCGGGGTGAGTATCCTTGTGCCGCAGCTGGTATCGAATGTGCCGTATGTGGCACTGGTTCTGCCGGTGCTTGAGGCTGCGGCAGCACCGCTCCATCTGTATCTTGCCCTTGCGGCGGGGAGTACGATCTCAGGCACGCTGACGATTCTTGGCGCGGCAAGTTCGGTGATTATTATCCAGAATGCGGAGAAACACGGTGAGACGATGACATTCTGGCAGTACTTCCGTACCGGTGTGCCGCTGACGCTTGCAGCCTCTGCGGTGTTTATCGGCTGGATATGGTTCTGCTCACTGGTGTTGGGGTAA
- a CDS encoding FKBP-type peptidyl-prolyl cis-trans isomerase: protein MNTKITGALLALAALTLVVFAAGCIGTADQTAKVNDTVNVFYTLTLEDGTVHQTNVGKEPLSFVLGSGQVVKGFDAAVTGMKPGETKTVTLTPDQAYGAYSYDTYADIPLSLAETYNNGPISVGSTFLMYDYSTGAIQVVQGEVMVIDNESNMTRVVINPPLAGKTLTFEITLDSIGKKTT, encoded by the coding sequence GCAGCCCTGACTCTTGTGGTGTTTGCCGCAGGCTGCATAGGGACCGCGGATCAGACGGCAAAAGTCAATGATACGGTGAACGTTTTTTATACCCTGACGCTGGAAGACGGAACCGTCCACCAGACCAATGTCGGAAAAGAACCGCTGAGTTTTGTTCTCGGTTCCGGTCAGGTTGTCAAAGGATTTGATGCCGCGGTCACCGGCATGAAACCGGGAGAAACAAAGACCGTAACCCTGACCCCGGATCAGGCCTACGGTGCATACAGCTACGACACATACGCCGACATTCCGCTCTCCCTTGCAGAGACCTACAACAACGGCCCCATCTCTGTCGGGTCCACCTTCCTGATGTACGACTACTCGACCGGTGCAATTCAGGTGGTACAGGGTGAAGTCATGGTAATCGACAACGAGAGCAACATGACCCGCGTCGTCATCAACCCTCCGCTTGCAGGAAAAACCCTGACCTTTGAGATCACGCTCGACTCCATCGGGAAGAAAACCACATAA